From the genome of Mixophyes fleayi isolate aMixFle1 chromosome 2, aMixFle1.hap1, whole genome shotgun sequence, one region includes:
- the NRAS gene encoding GTPase NRas: MRKPLLGGGVQGAPGQTGSSWRGAGEVGEHKADGPVHGPGGGPRLRSVEGNHSTEMTEYKLVVVGAGGVGKSALTIQLIQNHFVDEYDPTIEDSYRKQVVIDGETCLLDILDTAGQEEYSAMRDQYMRTGEGFLCVFAINNSKSFADINSYREQIKRVKDSDDVPMVLVGNKCDLPTRTVDTKQAQELARSYGIPFIETSAKTRQGVEDAFYTLVREIHQYRMKKLDSNEDNNQGCIRLPCSLM, from the exons ATGCGGAAGCCGCTGCTGGGAGGAGGGGTGCAGGGTGCGCCCGGACAGACTGGAAGCTCCTGGAGAGGAGCGGGAGAAGTTGGGGAGCACAAGGCGGACGGACCGGTGCATGGACCTGGAGGGGGGCCGCGGCTACGCAGTGTGGAGG GGAACCACTCTACAGAAATGACGGAATACAAACTGGTGGTGGTGGGAGCCGGAGGTGTTGGAAAAAGTGCCTTAACAATACAACTGATACAAAACCATTTTGTAGATGAATATGATCCTACAATAGAG GACTCCTATAGGAAGCAGGTGGTGATTGACGGAGAGACCTGCTTGTTGGATATCTTGGATACTGCAGGGCAAGAGGAGTACAGCGCCATGCGGGACCAGTATATGCGGACCGGGGAAGGCTTCCTTTGCGTATTTGCAATCAACAATAGCAAATCATTTGCTGATATTAATTCGTATAG GGAGCAGATTAAAAGAGTAAAAGACTCTGATGATGTTCCTATGGTACTTGTTGGTAACAAATGCGATCTGCCGACAAGGACTGTTGACACCAAGCAAGCTCAGGAGCTTGCCAGGAGTTATGGAATTCCTTTCATTGAGACATCTGCGAAAACAAGACAG GGTGTTGAAGATGCTTTTTATACGCTGGTTCGTGAAATCCATCAGTACAGGATGAAAAAACTGGACAGCAATGAAGACAACAACCAGGGCTGCATTAGATTGCCTTGTTCTCTCATGTAG